CAGGTAGCCGCGCATGGTGCCCGATCCGCTCGGCGACGGGTAGGTGACGTACTCCTGCCGGATCCGGGCATCGTCCCGCGCAACGTGCCGCGCCCATGCGTAATTGGGACGAAGGGCCTGGAGGACCGCGACAGCGGCGGCGCCGCTGCCCAGCACCTTGCCGGCCCCCTCCAGGAAGTCTCGCCGATGGATGTAGCCGTGTACGTAGCCATCGAAGAGGGCCAGCACCTCCTGGGGGAAATCGCTTGCCTTCTTTCGCGCCGTCATGGGGAGTCCTCCTTTGGTGTCACCCGAACCTATCACGCTTTGCCACCGACTGCGGGCTGCGGCTATCGTTGCGGCTCGCTAGCCTCGTCCAGCCTATTCCGCCGCCGCGCCCGGCGCGAGCGGCTGTCGAAGATACCCATGACCGACAACACGAACACGGATTCCACCGCCGATTCGGGGCATCCGCCCGGGCTGATGGAGAAGCTCGTGTCCCTCGCCAAGCGGCGCGGGTTCGTCTTCCAGTCCTCCGAGATCTACGGCGGCGTGGGGTCCGTCTACGATTACGGCCCGCTCGGCATCGAGCTCAAGAACCGCATCCAGGATCTCTGGTGGCGCGAGATGGTGTACCGCCACCCGAACATCGTCGGGCTCGACGCGGGGATCCTCATGAACCCCGAGGTGTGGGTCGCGAGCGGACACGTGGGTGCGTTCACGGACCCGCTCGTCGAGTGCCGGAGCTGTCACCGCCGCTTCCGCGCGGACGACCTCCCGCAACTGGAGGCGGGAAAGCCCGAGGCGCAGCAGTGTGCGGTGTGCGGGACTACGGGACAGTGGACGGACCCCCGTCAGTTCAACCTCATGTTCAAGACGTTCATGGGAGTGGTGGAGGACGAGGCCTCGACCGTCTACCTGCGGCCGGAGACGGCGCAGGGGATCTTCGTCAACTTCCGGAACGTGCAGGAGTCGGTGCGCCAGAAGGTCCCGTTCGGGATCGCGCAGGTGGGGAAGGCGTTCCGCAACGAGATCACGCCCGGGAACTTCATCTTCCGCACGCGCGAATTCGAGCAGATGGAGATGCAGTTCTTCTGCGCGCCGGGGACGGAGGACGAGTGGTTCGAGACGTGGAAGGAACGGCGCATGGCGTGGGTCGAGACGCTGGGCATCCGGCCGGAGCGGCTGCGCTATCACCGCCACGGGCCGGATGAACTCGCCCACTACTGCAGGGACGCGTCGGACATCCAGTACCGGTTCCCGTTCGGGTGGCAGGAGTTCGAGGGGATCCACAACCGGACGGACTACGACCTCGGGCGCCACCAGGAGCACTCGGGGAAGAAGCTGGAGTACTTCGACCAGCCGGCGAACCGGAAGTACGTGCCGTTCGTGATCGAGACCTCGGCGGGACTCAGCCGCACCCTTCTCGTCGTGCTGGCCGACGCCTACGACGAGGAGGACGTCGGGGGCCAGCAGCGCGTTGTGCTGCGGCTCAAGCCCGCGCTGGCGCCCTTCCACGCGGCGGTCTTCCCGCTCGTGAAGAAAGACGGGATGCCGGAGATCGCCGAGAAGCTGGCGGCCGATCTGCGGGGGCAGTTCAACGTCATGTACGACATTGCGGGGTCGATCGGAAAGCGGTACCGGAGGCAGGACGAGGCGGGAACGCCGTTCTGCCTGACCATCGATGGCCAGACGCTCGAGGATGAGACGTGCACGGTGCGCGATCGGGATTCGCTCGAGCAGACGCGCGTGCCGCTGTCGGGCGTCGCGGCGTGGCTCGGCGCCGCGATCGGCGGCGCCTGATCGGGCGGGGCGCGCGTGCCGTTTCGCGTAGCGGAGATCCGTGACCGGGCCCAACGCCTGCAGAGCGCCCTGGCGCGCGCTCGGTACCGGCTCCGCAGCGGGCTGGACGAGCGGTCCTCGATCGCGTCGCTGTACGGGCAACACCGATTTCTCCGCAGCCCCGGAGTGCTTCAGGCGATTCAGCGCGACCTTT
This window of the Candidatus Palauibacter polyketidifaciens genome carries:
- a CDS encoding dienelactone hydrolase family protein, which gives rise to MTARKKASDFPQEVLALFDGYVHGYIHRRDFLEGAGKVLGSGAAAVAVLQALRPNYAWARHVARDDARIRQEYVTYPSPSGSGTMRGYLAVPAGATEPMPAVLVIHENRGLNPYIEDVVRRFAAADFVALGPDALTPLGGYPGNDDEGREMQRQLDRDVMMEDW
- a CDS encoding glycine--tRNA ligase, yielding MTDNTNTDSTADSGHPPGLMEKLVSLAKRRGFVFQSSEIYGGVGSVYDYGPLGIELKNRIQDLWWREMVYRHPNIVGLDAGILMNPEVWVASGHVGAFTDPLVECRSCHRRFRADDLPQLEAGKPEAQQCAVCGTTGQWTDPRQFNLMFKTFMGVVEDEASTVYLRPETAQGIFVNFRNVQESVRQKVPFGIAQVGKAFRNEITPGNFIFRTREFEQMEMQFFCAPGTEDEWFETWKERRMAWVETLGIRPERLRYHRHGPDELAHYCRDASDIQYRFPFGWQEFEGIHNRTDYDLGRHQEHSGKKLEYFDQPANRKYVPFVIETSAGLSRTLLVVLADAYDEEDVGGQQRVVLRLKPALAPFHAAVFPLVKKDGMPEIAEKLAADLRGQFNVMYDIAGSIGKRYRRQDEAGTPFCLTIDGQTLEDETCTVRDRDSLEQTRVPLSGVAAWLGAAIGGA